The Streptomyces camelliae genome window below encodes:
- a CDS encoding SRPBCC family protein — protein sequence MRLADARVECVTEIAAAPQRVWELVSDISTSARHSPELQEVEWLDGAEGPAVGACFSGRNRNSGLGEWRTVSRVARMAEQRVFEWEVVHYNDRRHGEPLAVWTYTLEPLTDGSGTRLRHGMRFGSAHGPMHEVVERYPDREEQIIDGRLALLRTGIERTLAGVKAEAEGVPLP from the coding sequence ATGCGTCTCGCCGATGCCCGTGTGGAGTGCGTGACCGAGATCGCGGCCGCGCCGCAGCGGGTGTGGGAGCTGGTCTCGGACATCTCCACCTCGGCCCGGCACAGCCCGGAACTGCAGGAGGTGGAGTGGCTCGACGGGGCCGAGGGCCCCGCGGTCGGCGCCTGCTTCTCCGGCCGCAACCGCAACAGCGGGCTGGGGGAGTGGCGCACGGTCAGCCGGGTCGCGCGGATGGCGGAGCAGCGCGTCTTCGAGTGGGAGGTCGTCCACTACAACGACCGCCGCCACGGCGAACCGCTGGCCGTCTGGACGTACACCCTGGAACCGCTCACCGACGGCTCCGGCACCCGCCTGCGACACGGCATGCGCTTCGGCTCGGCCCACGGCCCCATGCACGAGGTCGTCGAGCGGTACCCGGACCGCGAGGAACAGATCATCGACGGCCGCCTCGCCCTGCTGCGCACGGGCATCGAGCGGACCCTGGCCGGGGTGAAGGCGGAGGCGGAGGGAGTTCCGCTGCCCTGA
- a CDS encoding acyl-CoA carboxylase subunit beta, giving the protein MRSGVEELASLRREIAEGPDPAATQRQRDKGKLTARERIELLLDPGSFQEVEQLRRHRATGFGLEAKKPHTDGVITGWGTVEGRTVFVYAHDFRIFGGALGEAHAEKIHKIMDMAIAAGAPLVSLNDGAGARIQEGVTALAGYGGIFQRNTKASGVIPQISVMLGPCAGGAAYSPALTDFVFMVRETSQMFITGPDVVKAVTGEEISQNGLGGADVHAETSGVCHFAYDDEETCLAEVRYLLSLLPQNNRERPPATAPDDPADRRCEELLDLVPADGNRPYDMRAVIESLVDDGDFLEIHERWAGNVIVALARLDGQTVGIVANQPQSLAGVLDINASEKAARFVQMCDAFNIPLVTLLDVPGFLPGVDQEHGGIIRHGAKLLYAYCNATVPRIQLILRKAYGGAYIVMDSRSVGADLSYAWPTNEIAVMGAEGAANVIFRRQIAGADDPEAMRARMVKEYKAELMHPYYAAERGLVDDVIDPAETREVLIRSLQMLRTKHAELPSRKHGNPPQ; this is encoded by the coding sequence ATGCGTAGTGGTGTCGAGGAGCTGGCGAGTCTCCGGCGCGAGATCGCCGAGGGCCCGGACCCGGCCGCCACCCAACGACAGCGTGACAAAGGCAAGTTGACGGCCCGGGAGCGGATCGAGCTGCTCCTGGACCCGGGGTCCTTCCAGGAGGTCGAGCAGCTGCGCCGGCACCGGGCGACCGGGTTCGGCCTGGAGGCCAAGAAGCCGCACACGGACGGTGTGATCACCGGCTGGGGCACGGTGGAAGGCCGTACGGTCTTCGTCTACGCCCACGACTTCCGCATCTTCGGCGGCGCGCTCGGCGAGGCCCACGCCGAGAAGATCCACAAGATCATGGACATGGCCATCGCGGCCGGCGCGCCCCTGGTCTCCCTGAACGACGGTGCCGGCGCCCGCATCCAGGAAGGCGTCACCGCCCTCGCCGGCTACGGCGGCATCTTCCAGCGCAACACCAAGGCGTCCGGCGTGATCCCGCAGATCAGCGTGATGCTGGGCCCGTGCGCGGGCGGCGCGGCGTACAGCCCGGCCCTCACGGACTTCGTGTTCATGGTCCGCGAGACCTCGCAGATGTTCATCACCGGCCCGGACGTGGTCAAGGCCGTGACCGGCGAGGAGATCAGCCAGAACGGCCTGGGCGGCGCCGACGTGCACGCCGAGACGTCCGGCGTGTGCCACTTCGCGTACGACGACGAGGAGACCTGCCTCGCCGAGGTCCGCTACCTCCTCTCGCTGCTCCCGCAGAACAACCGCGAGAGGCCCCCGGCGACGGCGCCCGACGACCCGGCCGACCGGCGCTGCGAGGAACTCCTCGACCTGGTCCCCGCCGACGGCAACCGCCCCTACGACATGCGCGCGGTGATCGAGTCGCTCGTCGACGACGGCGACTTTCTGGAGATCCACGAGCGCTGGGCCGGCAACGTCATCGTCGCCCTGGCCCGCCTCGACGGCCAGACCGTCGGCATCGTGGCCAACCAGCCCCAGTCGCTGGCCGGCGTCCTCGACATCAACGCGTCCGAGAAGGCCGCCCGCTTCGTCCAGATGTGCGACGCCTTCAACATCCCGCTCGTGACACTCCTCGACGTCCCCGGCTTCCTGCCCGGCGTCGACCAGGAACACGGCGGCATCATCCGGCACGGCGCCAAGCTGCTGTACGCGTACTGCAACGCCACCGTCCCCCGCATCCAGCTCATCCTGCGCAAGGCGTACGGCGGTGCCTACATCGTCATGGACTCCCGTTCCGTGGGCGCCGACCTGTCGTACGCCTGGCCTACCAACGAGATCGCGGTGATGGGCGCCGAGGGCGCCGCGAACGTCATCTTCCGGCGCCAGATCGCCGGCGCCGACGACCCCGAGGCGATGCGGGCCCGCATGGTCAAGGAGTACAAGGCCGAGCTGATGCACCCGTACTACGCGGCCGAGCGGGGCCTGGTGGACGACGTGATCGACCCCGCCGAGACCCGCGAGGTGCTGATCCGCTCCCTGCAGATGCTGCGGACCAAGCACGCCGAGCTGCCCTCGCGCAAGCACGGCAACCCGCCCCAGTGA
- a CDS encoding AfsA-related hotdog domain-containing protein codes for MSPTPVATAPGTRVRRELVHRANEQEILVSPPWRAEDGGYGGTTVTTDLSPYYRDHPGTHWLDALLLIEACRQAALSAAHEFEDLSSDIAFFFNSIDMEITEPAQLAGLEGELTILSEFEELRLRGDGSPKQITYHQRGTDGSGRTVVRTSMAVQGLPKGRYPELRAYQRGGSPAPTTAALRSAAGPRTALSTPASVARTEAADVAIAGVRREAGTLVADLAPDFGNGSLFDHDYDHYPAMVLIEAGRQLALSGTPDPAGHLVTAVRAGFDNFAELDAPIRLVARPGEQRVDVNCVQGDLVVTRMSFALAPVPGGKRQA; via the coding sequence ATGAGCCCCACCCCCGTGGCGACGGCGCCCGGCACCCGCGTCCGCCGGGAGCTGGTCCACCGCGCCAACGAACAGGAGATCCTGGTCTCCCCGCCCTGGCGGGCCGAGGACGGCGGCTACGGCGGTACGACGGTCACCACGGACCTCAGCCCCTACTACCGCGACCACCCGGGAACCCACTGGCTGGACGCCCTGCTGCTGATCGAGGCCTGCCGCCAGGCGGCGCTCAGCGCGGCACACGAGTTCGAGGACCTCTCGTCCGACATCGCGTTCTTCTTCAACTCGATCGACATGGAGATCACCGAGCCCGCACAACTGGCAGGCCTCGAAGGAGAGTTGACGATCCTGTCGGAGTTCGAGGAACTCCGGTTGCGCGGCGACGGCTCGCCGAAGCAGATCACGTACCACCAGCGCGGCACGGACGGCTCCGGCCGGACCGTGGTCCGTACGTCCATGGCGGTGCAGGGCCTGCCCAAGGGCCGCTACCCGGAGCTGCGGGCCTACCAGCGGGGCGGCTCGCCCGCCCCGACCACGGCGGCCCTGCGCTCCGCCGCCGGCCCCCGGACCGCCCTCAGCACACCGGCCAGCGTGGCCCGTACCGAGGCCGCCGACGTGGCGATCGCCGGCGTACGGCGTGAGGCGGGCACCCTGGTCGCGGACCTGGCCCCGGACTTCGGCAACGGCAGCCTCTTCGACCACGACTACGACCACTATCCGGCGATGGTGCTCATCGAGGCCGGCCGGCAGCTGGCGCTGTCCGGCACGCCGGACCCCGCCGGGCACCTGGTCACCGCGGTGCGCGCCGGCTTCGACAACTTCGCCGAACTCGACGCGCCGATCCGGCTCGTGGCCCGGCCCGGCGAGCAGCGGGTCGACGTGAACTGCGTGCAGGGCGACCTGGTCGTCACCCGGATGTCGTTCGCACTGGCCCCCGTCCCCGGCGGAAAGAGGCAGGCGTGA
- a CDS encoding biotin carboxylase N-terminal domain-containing protein — protein MRKVLIANRGEIAVRVARACRDAGIASVAVYADPDRDALHVRAADEAFALGGDTPATSYLDIEKVLNAARESGADAIHPGYGFLSENADFAQAVLDAGLVWIGPPPQAIRDLGDKVAARHIAQRAGAPLVAGTPDPVSGAEEVVAFAEQHGLPIAIKAAFGGGGRGLKVARTLEEVPELYESAVREAVAAFGRGECFVERYLDRPRHVETQCLADKHGNVVVVSTRDCSLQRRHQKLVEEAPAPFLSEEQVAELYRASKAILREAGYEGAGTCEFLVGQDGTISFLEVNTRLQVEHPVTEEVAGIDLVREMFRIADGEELGYDDPPLRGHSFEFRINGEDPGRNFLPAPGTVTRFDAPSGPGVRLDAGVESGSVIGPAWDSLLAKLIVTGRTREEALQRAARALDEFQVEGMATAIPFHRAVVKDPAFAPELTGSDGPFTVHTRWIETEFVNEIKPFVPAAEGGEEGPDGRETLAVEVGGRRIEVRVPASLGVPRARTAPGMPWGRTAPGVAGARTALGGARQARRRPGGRGTGSAVSGDTLTSPMQGTIVKVAVEEGATVAAGDLVVVLEAMKMEQPITAHKAGTVADLLVRPGAALTADAAICAIRA, from the coding sequence GTGCGCAAAGTACTGATCGCCAATCGCGGCGAGATCGCGGTCCGGGTCGCGCGGGCCTGCCGGGACGCCGGGATCGCGAGCGTGGCCGTATACGCCGACCCGGACCGGGACGCGCTGCACGTCCGCGCGGCCGACGAGGCGTTCGCCCTGGGCGGTGACACACCGGCGACCAGCTACCTGGACATCGAGAAGGTCCTGAACGCTGCGCGTGAGTCCGGTGCGGACGCGATCCACCCCGGCTACGGCTTCCTGTCGGAGAATGCCGACTTCGCGCAGGCGGTGCTGGACGCGGGTCTGGTCTGGATCGGTCCGCCGCCGCAGGCGATCCGTGACCTGGGTGACAAGGTCGCCGCCCGGCACATCGCCCAGCGTGCCGGCGCCCCGCTGGTGGCCGGTACCCCGGACCCCGTCTCGGGTGCCGAGGAGGTCGTGGCGTTCGCCGAGCAGCACGGCCTGCCGATCGCGATCAAGGCGGCCTTCGGTGGTGGCGGGCGGGGCCTGAAGGTCGCCCGCACCCTGGAGGAGGTCCCGGAGCTGTACGAGTCGGCGGTCCGCGAGGCCGTGGCGGCCTTCGGCCGGGGCGAGTGCTTCGTGGAGCGCTACCTGGACCGTCCCCGGCACGTGGAGACCCAGTGCCTGGCGGACAAGCACGGCAACGTGGTCGTCGTATCGACGCGTGACTGCTCGCTGCAGCGCCGCCACCAGAAGCTGGTCGAGGAGGCCCCGGCGCCGTTCCTGTCCGAGGAGCAGGTCGCCGAGCTGTACCGCGCCTCGAAGGCCATCCTGCGGGAGGCCGGCTACGAGGGTGCGGGCACCTGTGAGTTCCTGGTCGGGCAGGACGGCACGATCTCCTTCCTGGAGGTCAACACCCGCCTGCAGGTGGAGCACCCGGTGACCGAGGAGGTCGCGGGCATCGACCTGGTCCGCGAGATGTTCCGCATCGCCGACGGCGAGGAACTGGGCTACGACGACCCGCCCTTGCGCGGCCACTCCTTCGAGTTCCGCATCAACGGCGAGGACCCGGGCCGCAACTTCCTCCCCGCCCCCGGCACGGTGACGAGGTTCGACGCCCCCTCGGGCCCCGGTGTCCGCCTGGACGCGGGCGTGGAGTCCGGCAGCGTGATCGGCCCGGCGTGGGACTCCCTGCTGGCCAAGCTGATCGTGACCGGCCGTACCCGCGAGGAGGCCCTTCAGCGGGCCGCCCGCGCCCTGGACGAGTTCCAGGTCGAGGGCATGGCCACCGCCATCCCCTTCCACCGCGCGGTCGTGAAGGACCCGGCGTTCGCCCCCGAACTCACCGGCTCGGACGGCCCCTTCACGGTCCACACCCGCTGGATCGAGACCGAGTTCGTCAACGAGATCAAGCCCTTCGTCCCCGCGGCGGAGGGCGGGGAGGAAGGGCCGGACGGCCGCGAGACCCTGGCGGTCGAGGTCGGCGGCAGGCGGATCGAGGTCCGGGTCCCCGCCTCGCTGGGTGTGCCGCGGGCGCGTACGGCACCGGGCATGCCGTGGGGGCGCACGGCGCCGGGCGTGGCAGGGGCGCGTACGGCGCTCGGTGGCGCGCGTCAGGCCAGGCGCCGCCCCGGCGGCCGCGGTACTGGCTCCGCCGTCTCGGGCGACACGCTCACCTCGCCGATGCAGGGCACGATCGTCAAGGTCGCCGTGGAGGAGGGCGCGACGGTCGCCGCCGGTGACCTCGTCGTCGTCCTGGAGGCGATGAAGATGGAGCAGCCCATCACCGCCCACAAGGCAGGCACGGTCGCCGACCTCCTGGTCCGGCCCGGCGCGGCACTCACCGCCGACGCCGCGATCTGCGCGATCAGGGCGTGA
- a CDS encoding SDR family oxidoreductase, producing MMTSRSVFVTGASRGIGAAIASDLNKQGYRVVGTARTTRPELEGVSFVQCDVRDPESVRTAVEQAREIVGEIDIVVNCAGIMNDGLLLTQTQEGVQEVLDTNLTGSINVARETVSDMLANKWGRFVFVSSIVALWGSPGQVNYSASKSGLIGVARSLAWELGRAGITSNVVLPGLIETDMIADLSDRRRKEIVSQTALRRTGRPEEVAALVSFLVSEDAGFITGASIPIGGGVGMGV from the coding sequence ATGATGACCAGTCGATCGGTGTTCGTCACGGGAGCCAGCCGGGGTATCGGCGCGGCGATCGCGAGCGACCTGAACAAGCAGGGCTACCGCGTGGTCGGCACCGCCCGCACCACCCGGCCCGAACTCGAAGGCGTCTCCTTCGTCCAGTGCGACGTGCGCGACCCGGAGTCGGTGCGCACGGCGGTGGAGCAGGCCCGTGAGATCGTCGGCGAGATCGACATCGTCGTCAACTGCGCCGGCATCATGAACGACGGCCTGCTGCTCACCCAGACCCAGGAGGGCGTCCAGGAGGTCCTCGACACCAACCTCACCGGCTCCATCAACGTGGCCCGCGAGACCGTGTCGGACATGCTGGCCAACAAGTGGGGCCGCTTCGTCTTCGTGTCCTCCATCGTCGCGCTGTGGGGATCGCCCGGCCAGGTCAACTACTCGGCCTCCAAGAGCGGCCTGATCGGTGTCGCCCGCTCCCTCGCCTGGGAGCTCGGCCGGGCCGGGATCACCTCCAACGTCGTACTGCCGGGCCTGATCGAGACCGACATGATCGCCGACCTGTCGGACCGGCGACGCAAGGAGATCGTCTCCCAGACGGCGCTGCGCCGCACCGGCCGGCCCGAGGAGGTGGCCGCACTGGTCTCCTTCCTCGTCTCCGAGGACGCCGGCTTCATCACCGGCGCCTCGATCCCGATCGGCGGCGGCGTCGGCATGGGCGTCTGA
- a CDS encoding 3-hydroxyacyl-ACP dehydratase FabZ family protein — MTTPTQTQAQALSDGLPDPGDLLPYGYPALQVDRIVRHTPGALEATKAVTYHELDAHLGGSRPGRFPASLTLESFLQACGLLLMRETDPDDRQLLIFGSARGVRVPDAARAGELLVHTVELVDRDEETATFAGVSRAGDGRTVLEVERAITLLRPADSFEGYVSGS; from the coding sequence ATGACCACCCCGACGCAGACCCAGGCCCAGGCCCTTTCCGACGGGCTGCCCGACCCCGGCGACCTGCTGCCCTACGGCTACCCGGCGCTCCAGGTCGACCGGATCGTCCGGCACACGCCGGGCGCCCTTGAGGCCACCAAGGCCGTGACCTACCACGAGCTGGACGCCCACCTGGGCGGCTCCCGGCCGGGCCGGTTCCCCGCCAGCCTCACCCTGGAGTCGTTCCTCCAGGCCTGCGGGCTGCTCCTGATGCGGGAGACCGACCCGGACGACCGTCAGCTGCTGATCTTCGGATCGGCGCGCGGCGTGCGGGTGCCCGACGCGGCGCGCGCCGGTGAACTGCTCGTACACACCGTGGAGTTGGTCGACCGGGACGAGGAGACGGCCACGTTCGCCGGGGTCTCCCGGGCCGGGGACGGCCGTACCGTCCTCGAAGTCGAACGCGCCATCACCCTGCTGCGCCCCGCCGACTCGTTCGAGGGCTACGTCAGCGGCAGCTGA
- a CDS encoding GYD domain-containing protein, with protein sequence MPTYVALLSWTDQGIRNYKDTAKRAESFASAVQKLGAKLVSIYWTVGPYDLVAIVEAPDDETGAAALLQLDGVGNVRSTTLRAFGTEEMEHIIAKAAG encoded by the coding sequence ATGCCGACGTACGTCGCGTTGCTGAGCTGGACTGATCAAGGGATCCGGAACTACAAGGACACCGCGAAGCGCGCCGAGAGCTTCGCCTCAGCGGTACAAAAACTCGGTGCGAAGCTCGTGAGCATCTACTGGACCGTCGGTCCGTACGACCTCGTGGCCATTGTTGAGGCGCCCGACGACGAAACAGGGGCGGCGGCACTTCTGCAGCTCGACGGGGTGGGCAACGTCCGTTCCACGACTCTGCGGGCCTTCGGCACAGAGGAGATGGAGCACATCATCGCCAAGGCGGCCGGCTGA
- a CDS encoding integrase, with protein MLLATYARCIHGQLPDLKKRLEADGDLSEQHPAG; from the coding sequence GTGCTCCTGGCCACCTACGCCCGCTGCATCCACGGGCAGCTGCCCGACCTGAAGAAGCGGCTTGAAGCTGACGGTGATCTCTCCGAGCAGCACCCGGCCGGCTGA
- a CDS encoding 3-hydroxyacyl-ACP dehydratase FabZ family protein, translated as MGAATIPVRPDARRMPLVAVDSVEAVDGGFIGRKTITTDDPYLAGHFPSLTVYPGVFLIESLQQMLELHLDGALGGIELVELASARFSRPALAGDEVTFEVAVSGDRTSLVTKATCSSGGRRIARITATWRSRT; from the coding sequence ATGGGCGCGGCGACGATTCCCGTACGGCCCGACGCGCGCCGGATGCCGCTGGTGGCCGTGGACAGCGTCGAAGCGGTCGACGGAGGCTTCATCGGCCGCAAGACGATCACCACCGACGACCCCTATCTCGCCGGGCACTTCCCGTCTCTGACGGTGTATCCGGGTGTGTTCCTCATCGAGAGCCTCCAGCAGATGCTCGAACTGCACCTCGACGGCGCCCTGGGCGGTATCGAGCTGGTGGAGCTCGCTTCGGCCCGGTTCAGCCGCCCGGCGCTGGCCGGCGACGAGGTGACGTTCGAGGTCGCGGTCAGCGGCGACCGTACGAGCCTGGTCACCAAGGCCACGTGCAGCAGCGGCGGCCGGCGCATCGCCCGCATCACCGCGACGTGGAGGAGCCGGACATGA
- a CDS encoding HAD family hydrolase, translated as MRTARGTATKTATRTATGTAIWTDFRGVMTPPLREGLRAYCEGKPFTPEQLGQCLRVIADRHGCPDGMAVLDSGILSERQWAAEIEQELSARFGVRADLSGLGPEWWSDRRIDPEWLAALRSWRQAGAFVGVISNLPVDWKDHFTDFLDWDELFDEVLLSCDLQARKPDAGMFRHAESRSGLPPESNVLVDDLDDNVAGARRAGWVGVLGGGGSTRAAIERIDAIVRSGAPHHLVRAGAPHQGAA; from the coding sequence ATGAGGACGGCGAGGGGGACCGCGACGAAGACGGCGACGAGGACCGCGACGGGGACGGCGATCTGGACCGACTTCCGCGGGGTGATGACCCCGCCGCTGCGGGAGGGACTGCGCGCCTACTGCGAGGGCAAGCCGTTCACTCCCGAACAGCTCGGGCAGTGCCTGCGCGTCATCGCCGACCGCCACGGCTGCCCGGACGGGATGGCCGTACTGGACTCCGGGATCCTCTCGGAGCGCCAGTGGGCGGCGGAGATCGAGCAGGAGCTGTCCGCCCGGTTCGGCGTGCGCGCCGACCTGTCCGGGCTCGGCCCCGAGTGGTGGAGCGACCGCCGGATCGACCCCGAGTGGCTCGCCGCCCTGCGCTCATGGCGGCAGGCGGGCGCCTTCGTGGGCGTGATCTCCAACCTCCCCGTCGACTGGAAGGACCACTTCACGGACTTCCTGGACTGGGACGAGCTGTTCGACGAGGTCCTGCTCTCCTGCGACCTCCAGGCCCGCAAACCCGACGCCGGGATGTTCCGCCACGCCGAGTCACGCTCCGGCCTGCCCCCCGAGTCCAACGTCCTCGTCGACGACCTGGACGACAACGTCGCCGGTGCGCGGCGCGCGGGCTGGGTCGGCGTGCTCGGCGGCGGAGGGTCCACGCGTGCCGCCATCGAGCGGATCGACGCGATTGTGCGCTCCGGCGCACCCCACCACCTCGTGCGCGCAGGCGCACCACACCAAGGAGCAGCATGA
- a CDS encoding acyl-CoA carboxylase subunit epsilon: MTTAIERTAPAPLVRVERGLPSDDELAALTVALLSRAMIAGPGTPAAPPVPLWDRPERHASYRPIGWRR; encoded by the coding sequence GTGACCACAGCCATCGAGCGCACCGCCCCGGCCCCCCTGGTCCGCGTGGAACGCGGCCTGCCCTCCGACGACGAACTCGCCGCCCTGACCGTGGCGTTGCTCTCCAGGGCCATGATCGCCGGCCCGGGCACCCCCGCCGCCCCGCCCGTCCCCCTGTGGGACCGCCCGGAGCGCCACGCTTCGTACCGCCCCATCGGCTGGCGGCGCTAG
- a CDS encoding ACP S-malonyltransferase: MTAPGQGVQRPGMLDPWLDAVPGAPALVADWSRAAGFDLVEAGRDEALLADTAYAQPLIVAASLLAHQLLRDRLPSAADEVLFAGHSVGELAAAAGAGYLSPRDAVALARVRGAAMSAACAVAPTGMAAVMPARRNPASDEEIVAAVGTAGLTVANFNGSHQFVAAGPADRVEALADAPPPGIRVSPLAVAGAFHTEAMAPAVAQFARAIQDVRLAEPASALLGNGEGEPVAGPEDLRRRLITQITSPVRWDLCAQAIARRAPGALHIELAPAGPLTRLLQRARPEARAVALGVPEDLDRVLAEAAGSGLPAVAGMPEERELVGAR; the protein is encoded by the coding sequence GTGACCGCCCCGGGACAGGGAGTCCAGCGGCCCGGGATGCTCGATCCCTGGCTGGACGCCGTCCCCGGGGCACCCGCCCTCGTCGCCGACTGGTCGCGGGCCGCGGGCTTCGACCTGGTCGAGGCCGGCCGTGACGAGGCCCTGCTGGCCGACACGGCCTACGCCCAGCCCCTGATCGTCGCCGCGTCCCTGCTGGCCCACCAACTGCTGCGCGACAGGCTGCCGTCGGCCGCCGATGAGGTGCTGTTCGCGGGCCACTCGGTCGGCGAGCTGGCCGCGGCGGCGGGCGCGGGCTACCTCAGCCCCCGGGACGCGGTCGCCCTCGCCCGGGTGCGCGGCGCGGCGATGTCGGCGGCGTGCGCGGTGGCGCCGACCGGCATGGCCGCGGTGATGCCGGCCAGGCGGAACCCCGCCTCGGACGAGGAGATCGTCGCCGCCGTCGGTACGGCAGGCCTTACGGTGGCCAACTTCAACGGCAGCCACCAGTTCGTGGCGGCGGGACCGGCCGACCGGGTCGAGGCCCTCGCCGACGCGCCGCCGCCGGGCATCCGGGTCTCGCCGCTCGCCGTCGCCGGCGCCTTCCACACCGAGGCCATGGCACCCGCGGTGGCACAGTTCGCCCGCGCCATCCAGGACGTACGGCTCGCGGAGCCCGCCTCGGCGCTGCTGGGCAACGGAGAGGGCGAGCCGGTCGCCGGCCCGGAGGACCTGCGGCGCCGGCTGATCACCCAGATCACCTCGCCGGTCCGCTGGGACCTGTGCGCGCAGGCGATAGCCCGCCGGGCCCCCGGCGCCCTGCACATCGAGCTGGCACCGGCGGGACCGCTCACCCGCCTGCTCCAGCGGGCCCGCCCCGAGGCGCGCGCCGTCGCGCTGGGCGTCCCGGAAGACCTCGACCGCGTACTGGCCGAGGCCGCCGGGAGCGGCCTGCCCGCGGTGGCGGGCATGCCGGAGGAGCGCGAGCTGGTGGGCGCGCGATGA
- a CDS encoding 4'-phosphopantetheinyl transferase family protein: MASLLPPRVAAAEVFGHGDEEWWGALLPAEARLMAGAGAKRRRDFAGVRVCARRALRVLGFGPVPVLPGPRGEPRWPAGVVGSMTHCAGYRAAVVARPETGLAGLGIDAEPHAPLSPDVLDMVASPAERAHVAMLADGWPRVHWGRVLFCVKEAVFKAWYPLAHTELGFLEAEVAFQVNGDGSSGGVTAEVRRPGPFTVVSGHWRVADGVIATAVVAEAAAAWKSAQPPAA, translated from the coding sequence ATGGCCTCACTGCTCCCGCCCCGGGTGGCGGCGGCGGAGGTGTTCGGACACGGGGACGAGGAGTGGTGGGGAGCGCTGCTGCCCGCCGAGGCGCGGCTCATGGCGGGCGCGGGGGCCAAACGGCGGCGGGACTTCGCCGGGGTGCGGGTGTGCGCCCGGCGCGCGCTGCGGGTGCTCGGCTTCGGGCCGGTGCCCGTGCTGCCGGGTCCGCGGGGAGAACCGCGCTGGCCTGCGGGTGTCGTGGGCTCGATGACGCACTGCGCGGGCTACCGGGCGGCGGTGGTGGCCCGCCCCGAGACGGGCCTGGCCGGACTCGGCATCGACGCCGAGCCGCACGCCCCGCTCTCCCCGGATGTGCTGGACATGGTCGCGAGCCCCGCCGAGCGCGCGCATGTGGCGATGCTGGCCGACGGCTGGCCGCGGGTGCACTGGGGACGCGTGCTGTTCTGTGTGAAGGAGGCGGTCTTCAAGGCGTGGTACCCGCTGGCCCACACCGAACTCGGCTTCCTGGAGGCGGAGGTGGCGTTCCAGGTGAACGGCGACGGCTCCTCCGGTGGTGTCACGGCCGAGGTGCGGCGGCCGGGCCCGTTCACCGTGGTCTCGGGCCACTGGCGGGTCGCCGATGGCGTGATCGCGACCGCGGTGGTGGCGGAGGCGGCCGCGGCCTGGAAATCTGCCCAGCCACCGGCGGCCTGA